From Pelotomaculum schinkii, the proteins below share one genomic window:
- a CDS encoding cadherin-like beta sandwich domain-containing protein codes for MKKICSLFLCLMMVFSYIPAGMADETNPLPQTPAEYAASDYARYAARMAVGEGHLALIKADGSLAVGGDNTRGQCIVPAELSGVKVKAVAAGSWHTLALSENGRVYAWGSATADASGTIAPVTIPEQVQAVQGSIKLIAAGTGMSAVVTNNNNVIIWGHTTNNLDQVPAGLGNIVAIAISANVALTLDDAGEVHVWGASACTTIPDGLNGEVVAIAAGQWHWLALKKDGTVSITGNSTQINNCQNIKNEADVRAIAGGWQSAMALLADGSVKGWGRTCLGTAKNGIELIPASAGIKAFAATVSGGLGSPAICAMRGDGTFVVAASSSFTGNSAGLSGLTVAGSVYNYDLDPAFDTGTTGYTVNVPNEVSSVNITATTVDTAATLQINGTVATSGSAQAVDNLAVGNNSVDVAVTAIDGTTVKTYTLTIKRAAASQDHGADLSSLSVAGSVYYDLAPAFDAGTTGYTVNVPNEVSSVNITATTADSSATLKINGTAVTSGSAQTVDNLVVGSNAVTVEVTAADGTTVKTYTLTIKRAAASQSNGADLSGLTVAGAVYNYDLAPVFDPGTTGYTVNVPNEVSSVHITATAADTAATLKINGTAVTSGSTQAVGNLVVGSNAVTVEVTAAGGTTVKTYTITIMRAGSGGLPQTPAEYAASDYAQLAARLGGGSNHAAVVMADGAVRAWGDNTYGQLNVPGEATGVKALAAGVNHTLALKEDGTVIAWGDNSYGQCDLPAELAGVKFKAVAVPATGLLSAVLSEDNRIGVWGLNNYNQTLIDQILVSDKTLTSIAMDTRYVLALCDDGTVKAWDWRNSFSPCEAPAGFSGNVVALEAGSQHILALKADGSVVSWGHDGYAYAVPAGLTDARAVSAGYNYSAALTADGNITVWGQNSYNLFTVPADLGRVQALSAGSGSLYALQEDGTIVAWGRNSYGQCDVPAGLNLFSTVSDDNRLASLSVATGDGAACGIYPAFSSEQSEFVADVAYEAQEVRVTAQPFSSKAGLEINGAPAAAGVAAVINAQSLAVGDNTVQVKVKAESGNERSYTLHIKRVRSGYSLPQTPHAYRESELAGYARRLAAGDRHSLAVKKDGAVAAWGNSSNGQCNMPAGLGNVVAVAAGRVHSLALQADGAVVAWGPPSGSSYSDGQCDVPAGLSQAVDISAGSNFSAALTQNGQVYVWGSNTYGQCDLPAGLSNVADIQCGANHILALKADGTVAAWGDNRYGQCDVPAGLSQVVAVAAGMRHSVALQADGALVAWGQTDTGQSFGHPDLQFVKAISAGEDYAAALKWDGSLVVWGSYNGQNVDFGLPLIQDREYLAVSGGSQHLLGLNPDGTVSALGNPLDNSGFNSNGNVSGQCDVPAGLNLFAGDTPYSGPSPDIPQTPAAYAASDYARAAAKICAAHSGLGVLNMDGTVKVAIRKADNLFDGDIDAVPAGLNNVTAIAIADITGMALKKDGTVVVWGYNGDGQCDVPASVRDVTAIAMGNQFSPCCLALKADGAVAAWGGDVYGQCQVPADLANVAAIAVGDKHCLALKADGTVAAWGDNTGGQCDVPAGLNNVARIYAGYNFSLALKNDGTVVAWGSNYNGDSSYYCGQCDVPEGLSGVVDIVIDTNTCVALKNNGTVVVWGDNLYGKRNVPPGLHDVAAVALGDGVKAIRTDGTVVVWGNAPVTDDTEWTGLSQVLTIKNDTIIFRDGAFRMFGDGAVAAAVNAGLAGLNVLSGHYFAVNKAELLNPAGQSISSVPGQGGYRIKTFVGNNNAVPTAGLTIIQVRGGSGAASSGGGQVLGCVGLAGDIPVAGSSVSADFTMPSGVSGPAYVDVFVWDGWDTMVPRAAANQSLSFGIDN; via the coding sequence ATGAAAAAAATATGCTCGCTCTTTCTCTGCTTAATGATGGTTTTTTCATATATCCCCGCAGGGATGGCGGATGAAACCAACCCCCTGCCCCAGACCCCGGCGGAATACGCCGCCAGCGATTATGCCAGGTATGCCGCCAGGATGGCCGTAGGCGAAGGACATCTGGCCCTGATCAAGGCGGACGGATCCCTGGCGGTAGGCGGTGACAACACTCGCGGTCAGTGCATAGTGCCGGCGGAATTAAGCGGAGTCAAAGTTAAAGCCGTGGCCGCAGGAAGCTGGCATACCCTGGCCTTGAGCGAAAACGGCCGGGTCTACGCCTGGGGTTCCGCAACCGCCGATGCATCCGGTACAATAGCGCCCGTCACCATACCGGAACAGGTGCAGGCAGTGCAGGGCAGCATCAAACTGATAGCCGCCGGAACCGGCATGTCCGCCGTGGTGACAAATAACAATAACGTTATAATCTGGGGTCATACCACTAACAACCTTGATCAAGTACCGGCAGGCTTAGGCAATATAGTAGCAATAGCCATAAGCGCCAATGTCGCCTTAACCCTGGATGATGCGGGCGAAGTTCACGTATGGGGGGCCAGCGCCTGCACAACAATACCGGATGGCTTAAACGGAGAGGTAGTAGCAATAGCTGCAGGGCAATGGCATTGGCTGGCCTTGAAAAAAGACGGCACAGTATCAATAACCGGAAACAGCACCCAGATCAATAACTGTCAAAACATAAAAAATGAGGCCGATGTAAGAGCCATTGCCGGGGGCTGGCAGTCGGCGATGGCCTTGCTTGCCGACGGCTCAGTCAAAGGCTGGGGAAGGACTTGTTTAGGCACGGCTAAAAATGGAATTGAACTGATCCCGGCCAGCGCAGGAATAAAAGCTTTTGCCGCAACCGTATCGGGGGGGCTGGGAAGCCCGGCAATTTGCGCCATGCGAGGAGACGGCACGTTTGTGGTCGCGGCCTCGAGTTCTTTTACCGGCAATAGCGCCGGTTTAAGCGGCCTCACGGTGGCGGGTTCGGTGTACAACTACGACCTGGATCCCGCTTTTGACACCGGGACTACCGGATATACGGTCAATGTGCCCAACGAAGTAAGCAGCGTAAATATCACCGCAACCACCGTTGATACCGCGGCGACCCTGCAGATCAACGGAACGGTGGCCACTAGCGGCAGCGCGCAGGCGGTGGACAACCTGGCTGTGGGCAATAACTCTGTGGACGTGGCAGTGACCGCGATAGACGGGACCACGGTCAAGACCTACACCCTCACCATCAAGCGGGCCGCGGCGTCACAAGACCATGGCGCTGATTTAAGCAGCCTTTCGGTGGCAGGTTCGGTCTACTACGACCTGGCCCCGGCTTTTGACGCTGGGACTACCGGATATACGGTCAATGTGCCCAACGAAGTAAGCAGCGTAAATATCACCGCGACCACCGCCGACAGCAGCGCGACCCTGAAGATCAACGGGACGGCAGTGACCAGCGGCAGCGCGCAGACCGTGGACAACCTGGTTGTGGGCAGCAACGCGGTGACCGTGGAGGTGACCGCGGCGGACGGGACCACGGTCAAGACTTACACCCTCACCATCAAGCGGGCCGCGGCGTCACAGAGCAACGGCGCCGATTTAAGCGGCCTCACGGTGGCAGGCGCGGTGTACAACTACGACCTGGCCCCGGTTTTTGACCCCGGGACTACCGGATATACGGTCAATGTGCCCAACGAAGTAAGCAGCGTGCATATCACCGCAACCGCCGCCGACACCGCGGCGACCCTGAAGATCAACGGGACGGCAGTGACCAGCGGCAGCACGCAGGCGGTGGGCAACCTGGTTGTGGGCAGCAACGCGGTGACCGTGGAGGTAACCGCGGCCGGCGGGACCACGGTCAAGACCTACACCATCACCATCATGCGGGCCGGGAGCGGCGGATTGCCGCAGACCCCGGCGGAATACGCCGCCAGTGATTATGCGCAGTTGGCCGCCCGGCTGGGGGGCGGCAGCAATCATGCGGCCGTGGTTATGGCCGACGGGGCGGTGCGGGCCTGGGGCGATAATACCTACGGACAGTTAAACGTGCCAGGCGAGGCCACCGGAGTCAAAGCCCTGGCTGCCGGAGTTAATCATACCCTGGCTTTAAAAGAGGATGGCACAGTAATAGCCTGGGGCGACAACAGCTACGGCCAGTGCGACCTCCCGGCCGAGCTGGCGGGGGTCAAATTTAAGGCCGTGGCTGTTCCTGCCACGGGTCTCTTATCCGCCGTTCTCAGTGAAGACAATAGAATAGGTGTGTGGGGTTTAAATAATTATAATCAAACATTAATCGACCAGATACTTGTTAGCGACAAGACCCTGACGTCCATAGCCATGGATACCCGGTATGTGCTGGCGCTCTGCGACGACGGTACGGTAAAGGCCTGGGATTGGCGAAACAGCTTCTCACCCTGCGAAGCGCCGGCCGGTTTCAGCGGCAATGTGGTGGCCCTGGAAGCGGGCAGCCAGCATATCCTGGCCTTAAAGGCCGACGGCAGCGTAGTAAGCTGGGGCCATGACGGCTATGCTTACGCCGTACCCGCAGGACTGACTGATGCGCGGGCTGTCAGCGCTGGCTACAATTACTCCGCCGCGCTTACCGCTGACGGGAACATTACCGTCTGGGGGCAAAACAGTTACAATCTGTTTACCGTCCCCGCTGATTTGGGCCGGGTGCAGGCGCTGTCCGCCGGAAGCGGCAGCCTTTACGCCCTGCAGGAAGACGGGACGATCGTGGCCTGGGGGCGTAATAGTTATGGCCAGTGCGACGTGCCCGCAGGGCTGAACCTGTTCAGTACGGTCAGCGACGACAACCGGCTGGCCAGTCTCAGCGTCGCGACCGGTGACGGCGCCGCCTGCGGCATCTATCCCGCCTTCAGCAGCGAACAAAGCGAGTTCGTGGCGGATGTGGCTTATGAGGCTCAGGAAGTGCGCGTTACCGCGCAGCCCTTCAGCAGCAAGGCCGGCCTGGAGATCAACGGAGCGCCGGCCGCGGCCGGGGTCGCCGCCGTGATCAACGCGCAAAGCCTGGCGGTGGGCGACAATACCGTGCAGGTCAAAGTAAAGGCGGAAAGCGGCAACGAGCGCAGCTACACCCTGCATATCAAGCGGGTCAGGTCCGGCTACAGCCTGCCGCAGACCCCGCATGCCTACCGGGAGAGCGAGTTGGCCGGCTACGCCCGGCGGCTGGCGGCCGGCGACAGGCACAGCCTGGCCGTGAAAAAAGACGGGGCCGTGGCCGCCTGGGGCAACAGCAGTAACGGGCAGTGCAACATGCCGGCCGGGCTGGGCAATGTTGTGGCGGTGGCGGCCGGAAGAGTGCACAGCCTGGCCCTGCAGGCGGACGGCGCCGTGGTGGCCTGGGGACCTCCCAGTGGGAGCAGTTACAGTGACGGCCAGTGCGACGTGCCCGCCGGCCTGAGCCAGGCGGTGGACATTTCCGCCGGCAGCAATTTTTCCGCCGCCCTGACGCAAAACGGCCAGGTATATGTGTGGGGCAGCAATACCTACGGCCAGTGTGACCTGCCCGCCGGCTTGAGCAATGTGGCGGATATCCAGTGCGGCGCCAACCATATCCTGGCCCTCAAGGCAGACGGCACGGTAGCGGCCTGGGGCGACAACCGCTACGGCCAGTGCGACGTGCCTGCCGGTCTAAGTCAGGTGGTGGCTGTCGCCGCCGGCATGCGCCACAGCGTGGCCCTGCAGGCGGACGGCGCCCTGGTTGCCTGGGGGCAAACTGATACAGGCCAGTCCTTCGGACATCCCGACCTGCAGTTTGTCAAAGCCATCAGCGCGGGCGAGGATTACGCGGCCGCCCTGAAATGGGACGGCAGCCTGGTGGTTTGGGGCAGTTATAATGGCCAGAACGTCGATTTCGGTCTCCCCCTGATCCAGGACCGGGAGTATCTGGCCGTCAGCGGCGGATCCCAGCACCTGCTGGGCCTGAACCCGGACGGTACCGTCAGCGCCCTGGGCAACCCGCTTGACAACAGTGGATTTAACAGCAATGGCAATGTAAGCGGCCAGTGCGACGTGCCGGCCGGCCTCAACCTTTTTGCCGGCGATACACCTTATAGCGGGCCGTCTCCCGATATCCCCCAGACGCCGGCAGCTTACGCCGCCAGCGACTACGCCCGGGCCGCCGCTAAAATATGCGCTGCGCATAGTGGCCTTGGTGTTTTAAACATGGACGGCACGGTAAAAGTGGCAATCAGAAAGGCGGACAATTTGTTTGACGGCGATATAGACGCCGTGCCGGCGGGCCTGAACAATGTCACCGCCATCGCAATTGCGGATATTACCGGGATGGCCTTGAAAAAGGACGGCACGGTAGTGGTCTGGGGCTATAACGGAGACGGGCAGTGCGATGTCCCCGCCAGCGTGCGGGATGTCACCGCCATAGCGATGGGCAATCAATTTTCACCTTGCTGCCTGGCCTTGAAAGCGGACGGCGCCGTGGCGGCCTGGGGCGGCGATGTATACGGCCAGTGCCAGGTGCCGGCGGATCTGGCCAATGTCGCCGCCATCGCCGTGGGCGACAAGCACTGCCTGGCCCTGAAGGCGGACGGCACCGTGGCGGCCTGGGGAGACAATACCGGCGGCCAGTGCGATGTGCCGGCGGGCTTGAATAATGTGGCGCGCATTTACGCCGGCTACAACTTTTCCCTGGCTTTAAAAAACGACGGCACCGTGGTGGCCTGGGGAAGCAATTATAACGGAGATAGTTCGTACTATTGCGGACAGTGCGACGTGCCGGAAGGCTTGAGCGGGGTGGTGGATATTGTTATCGACACTAACACCTGCGTCGCCTTGAAAAACAACGGCACCGTCGTCGTCTGGGGTGACAACCTCTACGGCAAGCGCAACGTGCCGCCCGGCTTGCATGACGTGGCCGCCGTAGCGCTGGGTGACGGAGTTAAGGCTATCAGGACCGACGGCACAGTAGTAGTCTGGGGCAATGCTCCTGTGACTGACGATACGGAGTGGACCGGCTTGAGCCAGGTCTTAACCATAAAG
- a CDS encoding purple acid phosphatase family protein, which produces MLKMRDRLKWMGLLLVLMLLAGAAFIGQGAAGNTDPPEQTVGQEVYGSTGLQAPAVQTFVYGAAGAPEQVILSWTGDPRTTQTIAWRTGDAVTGGKIQYMKESEKTGDFSGALEKEAVSSELYTGFNHFEAQLDSLESGVTYVYRVGCEGGWSEAGAFTTAADTDKFSFMYMGDLHIGYDPNSAGVWKQLLENALTNYPDLKFALQGGDLVDETTDTGQWEEFFNTAAGVFDRIPFMPAIGNHEFENASSIYLKSFALPQNGPEELKEHHYSFDYGNAHFVVLDSNLMGSEGDLSEAGMNWLESDLQSSDKTWKFVMFHHPPYGVDSRDATLSDMIKASWAPIMESNGVDMVFVGHQHLYMRTYPISAGVIQERPDQGITYVLGNAGNKTYLQTETHDYIAVVKESSASTGYTAINIDGDVLTMTTRGLDGGIMDEFEISKSSDMDSRVAVDSVKLVNSDYQEISAASGSGYCHLKARINNYTSKAQTADVLFQVRSGSGATAEYGGEPLGIVSLQSEIPATGADVYADIILSDVSPGKAYADVYVLDDAGVPINVPFEYSFDITS; this is translated from the coding sequence ATGTTAAAAATGAGAGACCGGCTGAAATGGATGGGATTATTGCTGGTTTTAATGCTGCTTGCCGGCGCTGCCTTCATTGGTCAGGGAGCGGCCGGCAACACCGACCCGCCGGAGCAGACCGTCGGGCAAGAAGTATATGGTTCAACCGGGCTGCAGGCCCCGGCCGTTCAGACATTTGTCTACGGAGCCGCCGGCGCGCCCGAGCAAGTCATTCTATCCTGGACCGGCGATCCGCGGACTACCCAGACTATCGCCTGGCGGACCGGCGACGCCGTTACCGGCGGGAAGATTCAATACATGAAAGAAAGTGAAAAAACCGGCGACTTCAGCGGCGCTCTGGAAAAAGAAGCCGTTAGCAGCGAGCTTTATACGGGATTCAATCATTTTGAAGCCCAACTGGATAGCCTGGAATCAGGCGTCACCTATGTTTACCGGGTCGGCTGCGAAGGCGGCTGGAGTGAGGCGGGCGCCTTCACCACCGCCGCCGATACCGATAAGTTTAGCTTTATGTATATGGGCGATCTCCATATAGGTTATGACCCAAATAGTGCCGGTGTGTGGAAACAGCTATTGGAAAATGCTTTAACCAATTACCCGGACCTGAAATTTGCCCTGCAGGGCGGCGATCTGGTTGATGAAACTACAGATACCGGGCAATGGGAAGAGTTTTTCAACACCGCGGCCGGCGTGTTTGACCGCATACCCTTCATGCCTGCCATCGGCAACCATGAATTTGAGAATGCGAGCAGCATATATTTAAAATCCTTCGCCCTGCCCCAGAACGGCCCTGAAGAGCTCAAAGAACACCATTATTCATTTGATTACGGCAACGCCCATTTTGTGGTATTGGACAGCAACCTGATGGGCAGTGAAGGCGATCTCAGCGAAGCCGGGATGAACTGGCTGGAGAGCGACCTGCAAAGCAGCGATAAGACATGGAAGTTTGTTATGTTCCATCACCCTCCCTATGGAGTGGATTCCCGCGACGCAACCCTGAGCGACATGATCAAGGCCAGCTGGGCGCCGATAATGGAGAGCAACGGAGTGGACATGGTCTTCGTCGGGCACCAGCATCTGTACATGCGCACCTATCCCATCAGCGCCGGGGTAATACAGGAAAGACCGGACCAGGGCATTACTTACGTGCTGGGCAACGCCGGCAACAAGACCTATCTTCAAACGGAGACGCATGACTATATCGCCGTGGTGAAGGAAAGCTCGGCATCCACCGGCTATACCGCCATAAATATAGACGGCGACGTGCTGACCATGACAACCAGGGGTTTGGACGGCGGGATCATGGACGAGTTTGAGATAAGCAAGAGCAGTGACATGGACTCCAGGGTTGCCGTCGACAGCGTTAAACTCGTGAACAGTGACTATCAAGAAATAAGCGCGGCATCCGGCTCCGGGTACTGCCACCTGAAGGCCCGCATAAACAACTATACCAGCAAAGCGCAGACGGCGGACGTGCTCTTCCAGGTGCGCAGCGGAAGCGGCGCCACGGCGGAATACGGCGGGGAACCGCTGGGCATCGTCAGCTTGCAGTCGGAAATTCCCGCGACGGGAGCGGATGTCTATGCCGATATTATCTTGTCCGATGTTTCCCCGGGCAAGGCTTACGCGGACGTGTACGTTTTAGATGACGCCGGAGTGCCCATTAATGTCCCATTTGAGTACAGCTTTGATATAACGTCTTAG
- a CDS encoding S-layer homology domain-containing protein has product MKLYQNQKKILCALMTLILALTMSGINIYPGYAGSSVQASLTSPKSRQVFQPGGSVEIAGTAQGISEVSIAVKNEQGVLVYTAQPEVEDGLFATSFTLDAGAAQGEYTISLSGLGLSVKKYKFIVSATETEVGLQSPSSGQRFKAGDVVEIAGTATNVSQLAITVRNSENGRVYIAQPSVVDGSFMTMFTLAADAVGGEYTIAITGAGLAAAQTSSFTVTGGGGGDDPTKPDAILFINGNGVSQKVSFTRAELEAMHQERVLYSTTSDMPQDKPVAAEGVLLQTLLNQAGTGGAKMITFQGSDGYTISFTADELLHTTRYRFPGQTEVEPIIALKRVEGSSDFGDMDATDTPVLCFGQRARTEQTLLGFVKRLKYITVSTSSPGQWAKPVAKIITPDSSKKVATQGGEVASGSEIYLETELKSNTYYTTDGSTPDLDSKIFNLHGCGPQQGQVDPIVVNTTTTVKAMAVGRGKRNSDVLALTFNVPGATPAPTGAAGVAAVAINEENIKKELIDLENGRKGEKLTLLAGVLEDIEKGEPGGRLAVNSTADVDEVIVEVPAAALQKAQEKGMLLGINSLTGNYTLPLEALNLDEIAAGLGVKPEELNMNIVISKATEDIKSELAAHVREGQQMLVEPVEFRIEITAPNGKKVEYKSFGGKYVERELTLGDNVNVNQATGALWNEAKSGFLPVPTRFETRDGKNIAVILNRTNSLYTVLQSAETFSDIQDNWAKADIELLASKMLIAGKGENIYEPDSNVTRAEFAALLVRALGLEEGVLKAGQFQDVAGTDWYAGSVAAAAAENIIKGYEGGLFKPDACITREEMTAMIARAARVAGKEDSLSAPEQEEQLARFNDRQEISSWAAADAALAVKAGIISGMPGGAFSPGSNADRAQSAAILKRFLIYVNFITAQ; this is encoded by the coding sequence ATGAAGTTATACCAAAACCAGAAGAAGATCCTGTGTGCCTTAATGACACTAATCCTGGCGCTGACGATGTCAGGTATCAATATATACCCCGGTTATGCGGGCAGCAGCGTCCAGGCCAGCCTGACTTCCCCCAAATCCCGGCAGGTATTCCAGCCGGGCGGCAGCGTTGAAATAGCGGGAACCGCTCAGGGCATATCCGAGGTCTCTATAGCGGTAAAAAATGAGCAGGGAGTCCTGGTATATACGGCCCAGCCCGAAGTGGAAGACGGCCTGTTTGCTACCAGCTTCACCCTGGATGCCGGCGCCGCGCAGGGAGAATACACCATTTCCCTCAGCGGTTTAGGACTGTCCGTAAAAAAGTACAAGTTTATAGTAAGCGCTACCGAGACTGAAGTTGGACTGCAAAGTCCGTCGAGCGGTCAGAGATTTAAAGCCGGAGACGTCGTGGAAATAGCCGGCACAGCCACCAATGTAAGCCAGTTGGCCATTACCGTGCGCAACAGCGAGAACGGGCGGGTTTATATAGCCCAGCCGTCTGTGGTCGACGGCAGTTTCATGACCATGTTTACCCTGGCCGCCGACGCGGTGGGCGGCGAATATACCATTGCCATTACCGGGGCCGGGCTGGCCGCCGCCCAAACTTCCAGCTTTACGGTAACAGGGGGTGGAGGCGGGGATGACCCAACAAAACCGGATGCTATTTTATTCATTAACGGCAACGGGGTATCCCAAAAAGTTTCTTTTACCCGGGCTGAGCTGGAAGCGATGCACCAGGAAAGGGTGCTGTATTCAACGACGAGCGACATGCCCCAGGATAAACCTGTGGCCGCTGAAGGTGTGCTGCTGCAAACTTTACTGAATCAGGCCGGAACTGGCGGCGCCAAGATGATCACTTTTCAGGGCAGCGACGGATACACGATCAGCTTCACTGCAGATGAATTGTTGCATACAACACGCTACAGGTTCCCCGGCCAAACGGAAGTGGAGCCGATCATAGCCCTGAAGCGGGTTGAGGGCTCTTCAGACTTTGGCGATATGGATGCCACCGATACGCCGGTACTATGTTTTGGGCAGCGGGCGCGAACGGAACAAACCCTCCTGGGGTTTGTCAAAAGATTAAAGTACATTACCGTGTCGACCAGTTCACCGGGGCAGTGGGCCAAGCCGGTGGCAAAAATCATTACTCCTGATTCCTCAAAAAAAGTAGCCACGCAGGGCGGCGAGGTGGCAAGCGGCTCAGAAATCTACCTGGAGACTGAGTTAAAATCCAATACTTATTATACCACCGACGGTTCCACGCCGGACCTTGACAGCAAGATCTTCAATCTACACGGCTGTGGCCCGCAGCAAGGGCAGGTTGATCCGATTGTTGTGAATACCACCACCACGGTCAAAGCGATGGCGGTGGGGCGGGGCAAGCGGAACAGCGATGTTCTGGCCTTGACGTTCAACGTCCCCGGAGCAACGCCAGCGCCTACCGGGGCTGCCGGGGTTGCTGCGGTTGCTATTAATGAGGAGAATATAAAAAAAGAATTAATAGACCTGGAAAACGGACGTAAAGGAGAAAAGCTTACTTTGCTGGCGGGCGTGCTGGAAGATATCGAAAAAGGAGAGCCGGGGGGCAGGCTGGCTGTGAATTCCACCGCCGATGTGGATGAAGTGATCGTGGAAGTACCCGCCGCGGCGCTGCAAAAAGCTCAAGAAAAAGGGATGCTGCTGGGGATAAACAGCCTGACCGGGAATTACACCCTGCCTCTGGAGGCCCTCAATCTTGACGAAATAGCCGCCGGGCTGGGCGTAAAGCCGGAAGAGCTGAACATGAACATTGTGATCTCCAAAGCGACGGAAGACATTAAAAGCGAACTTGCCGCCCATGTCCGGGAAGGACAGCAGATGCTGGTTGAACCGGTGGAGTTCAGGATAGAAATTACCGCGCCCAACGGCAAAAAAGTGGAGTATAAGTCTTTCGGCGGCAAATACGTGGAGCGGGAACTCACGCTTGGTGACAATGTCAATGTCAACCAAGCCACCGGCGCCCTGTGGAATGAAGCGAAAAGCGGATTTCTGCCCGTGCCCACCCGCTTTGAAACCAGGGACGGTAAAAATATCGCGGTTATTTTGAACCGGACGAACAGTTTATATACTGTCCTGCAGTCCGCCGAAACCTTTTCCGACATCCAGGACAACTGGGCCAAAGCGGATATTGAGCTGCTGGCTTCCAAGATGCTGATCGCCGGCAAAGGTGAAAACATCTATGAACCTGACAGCAATGTAACAAGGGCAGAATTTGCCGCCCTGCTGGTGAGGGCTTTAGGTCTGGAAGAAGGAGTTTTAAAGGCAGGACAGTTTCAAGATGTGGCCGGCACGGACTGGTATGCCGGCAGTGTCGCCGCCGCCGCGGCTGAAAACATCATTAAGGGCTATGAAGGAGGCCTTTTTAAGCCGGACGCCTGCATCACCCGGGAGGAAATGACGGCCATGATTGCCAGGGCGGCGCGCGTAGCCGGCAAAGAGGATAGCTTATCCGCTCCTGAGCAGGAAGAGCAGTTGGCCAGGTTTAACGACAGGCAGGAAATTTCTTCCTGGGCGGCAGCCGACGCGGCCCTGGCGGTTAAGGCGGGTATTATAAGCGGCATGCCGGGTGGCGCGTTCTCCCCCGGAAGCAATGCCGACCGTGCCCAGAGCGCGGCGATCCTGAAGCGATTCTTGATTTATGTCAATTTTATCACCGCGCAGTAA